Proteins encoded within one genomic window of Hyalangium minutum:
- a CDS encoding DUF2160 domain-containing protein produces MDLQWMAWTFETAVFFAVIAALIAAYTVWGVVSPSVPRRGFLPMPTTRGDRLFLGLMGSAWINLAWLGLTEASQWVAVMLSVLFMLVIGRWG; encoded by the coding sequence ATGGATCTCCAGTGGATGGCGTGGACGTTCGAGACGGCGGTGTTCTTCGCCGTCATCGCGGCGCTCATCGCCGCCTATACCGTGTGGGGCGTGGTGTCGCCGTCGGTGCCCCGGCGCGGATTTCTGCCCATGCCCACCACCCGAGGGGACCGGCTGTTCCTCGGGCTGATGGGCAGCGCGTGGATCAACCTCGCGTGGCTGGGCCTGACGGAAGCTTCGCAGTGGGTTGCTGTCATGCTGTCTGTGCTGTTCATGCTCGTCATCGGAAGATGGGGGTAA
- a CDS encoding ABC transporter substrate-binding protein yields the protein MKNVLRSALAVAVAVSFTGCKKESKEETPKTEAAQQQAPAAEDTAALEKAAEKWVDSEFQPSTLTREQQLAELKWFRDAAKPFRGQTINVVSETIDTHVYESKTLAKAFEEITGIKVKHDLIQEGDVIEKLQTQMQTGKSIYDMYVNDSDLIGTHFRYGFVVPLSDFMTGEGKDVTLPTLDVDDFMGKSFVTAPDEKMYQLPDQQFANLYWFRADWFARPDLKEKFKKKYGYELGVPVNWSAYEDIANFFSNDVKEIDGVRVYGHMDYGKKDPSLGWRFTDAWLSMAGVGDKGIPNGNPVDEWGIRVEGCNPAGSSVSRGGEANGPAAVYALTKYIDWLKKFAPPEASGMTFSEAGPVPGQGNVAQQIFWYTGFTAALTKPGLAVVNADGTPKWRMAPSPHGPYWQDGMKLGYQDTGSWTMLNSTPLERRKMAWLYAQFTVAKTTSLKKFLVGLTPIRDSDIRSEHVTKVADKLGGLVEFYRSPARVAWTPTGTNVPDYPKLAQLWWQNVSLAVTGEQTPQGAMDKLAKEMDDVLARLERAGMKNCPPKLNPEKDPKEWLSADKAPHQKLANEKPKGETVPYEQLLQAWKEGRVK from the coding sequence TTGAAGAACGTATTGAGAAGCGCCCTGGCCGTGGCCGTGGCTGTCTCCTTCACCGGATGTAAGAAGGAGTCCAAGGAGGAAACACCCAAGACGGAGGCCGCGCAGCAGCAGGCGCCCGCGGCCGAGGACACCGCCGCGCTGGAGAAGGCCGCGGAGAAGTGGGTGGACTCGGAGTTCCAGCCCTCCACGCTCACGCGCGAGCAGCAGCTGGCCGAGCTGAAGTGGTTCCGGGACGCGGCCAAGCCATTCCGGGGGCAGACGATCAACGTCGTCTCCGAGACGATCGACACCCACGTCTATGAGTCCAAGACGCTGGCCAAGGCCTTCGAGGAGATCACTGGCATCAAGGTGAAGCACGACCTGATCCAGGAAGGCGACGTCATCGAGAAGCTGCAGACGCAGATGCAGACGGGCAAGAGCATCTACGACATGTACGTGAACGACAGCGACCTGATCGGAACGCACTTCCGCTACGGGTTCGTGGTGCCGCTGTCGGACTTCATGACGGGCGAGGGCAAGGACGTGACGCTGCCCACGCTCGACGTGGACGACTTCATGGGGAAGAGCTTCGTCACGGCGCCGGACGAGAAGATGTACCAGCTGCCGGACCAGCAGTTCGCCAACCTGTACTGGTTCCGGGCGGACTGGTTCGCGCGGCCGGACCTGAAGGAGAAGTTCAAGAAGAAGTACGGCTACGAGCTGGGCGTGCCGGTGAACTGGAGCGCGTACGAGGACATCGCGAACTTCTTCTCGAACGACGTGAAGGAGATCGACGGTGTCCGGGTGTACGGGCACATGGACTACGGCAAGAAGGATCCGTCGCTCGGCTGGCGCTTCACGGACGCGTGGCTGTCCATGGCGGGAGTGGGCGACAAGGGCATCCCGAATGGCAACCCGGTGGACGAGTGGGGCATCCGTGTGGAGGGCTGCAACCCGGCGGGCTCGTCGGTGTCTCGCGGCGGTGAGGCGAACGGGCCGGCGGCGGTGTACGCGCTGACGAAGTACATCGACTGGCTGAAGAAGTTCGCGCCGCCGGAGGCCTCGGGCATGACGTTCTCCGAGGCGGGACCGGTGCCCGGGCAGGGCAACGTGGCGCAGCAGATCTTCTGGTACACGGGCTTCACGGCGGCGCTGACGAAGCCGGGGCTGGCGGTCGTGAACGCGGACGGGACGCCGAAGTGGCGCATGGCGCCCTCGCCGCACGGCCCGTACTGGCAGGACGGGATGAAGCTGGGCTACCAGGACACGGGCTCGTGGACGATGCTGAACAGCACGCCGCTGGAGCGCCGGAAGATGGCGTGGCTGTACGCGCAGTTCACGGTGGCGAAGACGACGTCGCTGAAGAAGTTCCTGGTGGGCCTGACGCCCATTCGTGACTCGGACATCCGGTCGGAGCACGTGACGAAGGTGGCGGACAAGCTGGGCGGTCTGGTGGAGTTCTACCGGAGCCCGGCGCGCGTGGCGTGGACGCCGACGGGGACGAACGTGCCGGACTACCCGAAGCTGGCGCAGCTCTGGTGGCAGAACGTGAGCCTGGCGGTGACGGGCGAGCAGACGCCGCAGGGGGCGATGGACAAGCTGGCCAAGGAGATGGACGACGTGCTGGCGCGCCTGGAGCGCGCGGGCATGAAGAACTGCCCGCCGAAGCTGAACCCGGAGAAGGATCCGAAGGAGTGGCTGTCGGCGGACAAGGCGCCGCACCAGAAGCTGGCCAACGAGAAGCCGAAGGGCGAGACGGTGCCCTACGAGCAGCTGCTGCAGGCCTGGAAGGAAGGCCGGGTGAAGTAA
- a CDS encoding carbohydrate ABC transporter permease: MRLSRFAVPLYLLLSLIPVYWLLGMSLKTNEEILGPFTLFPRAPTLANYLVIFTDPDWRQGYINSLTYVAINTVLSVLLALPAAYAFSRYRFLGDTHLFFWLLSNRMAPPAVFLLPFFQLYSSIGLFDTPWAVALAHMLFTVPLAVWILEGFMSGVPREIDETAFIDGYSFPRFFVRIFLPLVRSGVGVTAFFCFMFSWVELLLARTLTSVDTKPIAATMTRTVSAAGMDWGVLAAAGVLTLVPGAIVIYFVRNYIAKGFALGRV, translated from the coding sequence ATGAGACTGTCCCGCTTCGCCGTCCCGCTCTACCTGCTGCTGAGCCTGATTCCGGTGTACTGGCTGCTGGGCATGTCGCTGAAGACGAACGAGGAGATCCTCGGACCCTTCACGCTGTTCCCTCGCGCGCCCACCCTGGCCAATTACCTCGTCATCTTCACGGATCCGGACTGGCGCCAGGGCTACATCAACTCGCTCACGTATGTGGCCATCAACACCGTGCTGTCCGTGCTGCTGGCGCTGCCGGCGGCGTACGCGTTCTCGCGCTACCGGTTCCTGGGGGACACCCACCTGTTCTTCTGGCTGCTGAGCAACCGCATGGCGCCGCCGGCGGTGTTCCTGCTGCCCTTCTTCCAGCTCTACTCGAGCATCGGCCTGTTCGACACGCCGTGGGCCGTGGCGCTGGCGCACATGCTCTTCACCGTGCCGCTGGCGGTGTGGATCCTCGAGGGCTTCATGTCCGGGGTGCCCCGGGAGATTGACGAGACGGCCTTCATCGACGGCTACAGCTTCCCTCGCTTCTTCGTGCGCATCTTCCTGCCGCTGGTGCGCTCGGGCGTGGGAGTGACGGCGTTCTTCTGCTTCATGTTCTCGTGGGTGGAGCTGCTGCTGGCGCGCACGCTCACCTCGGTGGACACCAAGCCCATCGCCGCCACCATGACGCGCACGGTGAGCGCGGCCGGTATGGACTGGGGCGTGCTCGCGGCGGCGGGTGTTCTCACGCTGGTGCCGGGAGCCATCGTCATCTACTTCGTGCGCAACTACATCGCCAAGGGCTTCGCCCTGGGGAGGGTGTGA
- a CDS encoding carbohydrate ABC transporter permease translates to MDKPTNNRAWFMVVPVLVVVAFSAVIPLMTVVNYSVQDILGPDQHVFVGTEWFRKVLRDPELHGALRRQLGYSLAVLAIEIPLGIALALVLPMKGRAASVSLVVLALPLLIPWNVVGTIWQIFARGDIGLLGVVINKLGFDYNYTADALDAWLTVLAMDVWHWTPLVALLCYAGLRAIPEAFYQAARIDGASAWATFRYIQLPRLRGVLTIAVLLRFMDSFMIYTEPFVLTGGGPGNATTFLSQYLTRQAVGQFDLGPAAAFSLIYFLVVLLFSYVFYTAMTHAGQGQTR, encoded by the coding sequence TTGGACAAGCCGACGAATAACCGCGCCTGGTTCATGGTGGTGCCCGTGCTGGTGGTGGTGGCCTTCAGCGCCGTCATCCCGCTGATGACGGTGGTGAACTACTCGGTGCAGGACATCCTCGGCCCGGACCAGCACGTGTTCGTGGGGACCGAGTGGTTCCGCAAGGTGCTCAGAGACCCCGAGCTGCACGGCGCGCTGCGGCGGCAGCTCGGCTACTCGCTGGCGGTGCTGGCCATTGAGATTCCGCTGGGCATCGCGCTGGCGCTGGTGCTGCCCATGAAGGGGCGGGCGGCCTCGGTGAGCCTGGTGGTGCTGGCGCTGCCGCTGCTCATCCCATGGAACGTGGTGGGCACCATCTGGCAGATCTTCGCGCGCGGGGACATCGGCCTGCTGGGCGTGGTCATCAACAAGCTGGGCTTTGACTACAACTACACGGCGGACGCGCTGGACGCGTGGCTCACCGTGCTGGCCATGGACGTGTGGCACTGGACGCCGCTGGTGGCGCTGCTGTGCTACGCGGGCCTGCGTGCAATCCCCGAGGCCTTCTACCAGGCGGCTCGCATCGACGGCGCCTCGGCGTGGGCCACGTTCCGCTACATCCAGCTGCCCCGGCTGCGCGGCGTGCTGACCATCGCCGTGCTGCTGCGCTTCATGGACAGCTTCATGATCTACACGGAGCCCTTCGTGCTCACGGGCGGCGGGCCGGGCAACGCCACCACCTTCCTCAGCCAGTACCTCACGCGGCAGGCGGTGGGGCAGTTCGACCTGGGGCCCGCAGCGGCGTTCTCGCTGATCTACTTCCTGGTGGTGCTGCTGTTCAGCTACGTCTTCTACACTGCGATGACGCACGCGGGGCAGGGACAGACCCGATGA
- a CDS encoding PKD domain-containing protein: protein MSSRFVWVFVLVALAGCKGDPSEPPEPPVQENAVPAASILSPEEGATLRGAGPHELVGSGSDAEDGSLSGAALRWSSNVDGELGTGSLVRARLSAGEHRLSLDVTDSGGKQARAQISVTVVIEDQPPVVAIESPTAGASLVEGTPIPLRGTAMDPETGPLSGAALTWISDRSGAIGTGTQLSWTGAARGTHRLLLTAVDPAGKAGYASVTVNVVPPGTNQQPVVTLSQPSDGAQLLTTQTVTLQGSATDAEDGVLGDSALAWSSSRDGSLGAGRQRSVTLSAGTHTLTLTATDSLGAAASASVLVTVTAPGQTAPTVTITRPTNGFTLFEGTPLTLEGTATDAEDGPLTGAALRWSSSIAGALGTGSPLTVPGLAAGSHELLLTARDSSGAESAARIRVEVLPSNSAPTVQITSPATGSHFTVGSTVALRGAAQDPEDGVLTGNRLTWQSNLGGTLGQGTSLDVASLVEGTHQISLTALDSGGRAASATLQIIMDPAPVRLPPVARLTGPAQAEALRPVTFDGATSSDPDGTITSYRFDFGDATAPVSGTAAQASHTYLTPGTYTVTLGVTDNDGLQSTATRTVTVTPYVRVPEVVAEGVESFGSACQLEMRGAVAHLAFRGGIHPSLWYGTLTGTTWAMVQVDGMGFNTGGLVESSLAMAVAADGTPHLAYSLAGRGVWYATRSNSSGVWIRERVDSATVPSQPGAQLSISLDPSSGQRPTIVYGWYGSVPSVGTVWRTAVAFRTGTAAWTGEVVSFPLGTNAGQPPLGEATFSPTGTLFIPYGANLLGAWKSGSAAQALALPANLTGTRISTTWAPAGPLVLSANGLHRVVLANPVSASTVTLSAVEGFSLSQFSVAVDSGGAPRLAFTHGGELEVARPGTDNYWSRTENLGAVDSGEIDAAVDGAGETRACFFRAGKVLLY from the coding sequence ATGTCCTCACGCTTCGTCTGGGTGTTCGTGCTCGTGGCGTTGGCGGGCTGCAAGGGGGATCCGTCGGAGCCGCCGGAGCCTCCTGTGCAGGAGAATGCGGTGCCCGCCGCCAGCATCCTCTCGCCCGAGGAGGGGGCCACGCTGCGGGGCGCGGGCCCGCATGAGCTGGTGGGCTCGGGCAGTGATGCCGAGGATGGCAGCCTGAGCGGCGCGGCCCTGCGCTGGTCCTCCAATGTCGACGGCGAGCTGGGCACGGGCAGCCTCGTGCGCGCCAGGCTCTCCGCGGGCGAGCACCGGCTCAGCCTGGACGTCACCGACTCCGGGGGGAAGCAGGCCCGTGCGCAGATCTCCGTCACCGTCGTCATCGAGGATCAGCCTCCGGTGGTGGCGATCGAGTCTCCCACCGCGGGTGCTTCCCTGGTGGAGGGGACTCCCATCCCGCTGCGCGGGACGGCCATGGATCCCGAGACAGGGCCACTGTCCGGGGCGGCGCTCACCTGGATCTCGGACCGGTCCGGTGCCATTGGCACGGGGACGCAGCTCTCCTGGACGGGCGCGGCCCGGGGGACCCACCGCTTGCTGCTGACGGCCGTGGATCCCGCGGGCAAGGCAGGCTACGCGAGCGTCACGGTGAACGTCGTCCCTCCGGGGACGAATCAGCAGCCCGTGGTGACCCTCTCGCAGCCCTCCGATGGCGCGCAGCTGCTCACGACCCAGACTGTCACGTTGCAGGGCAGCGCGACGGATGCGGAGGACGGCGTGCTGGGGGACAGCGCGCTCGCATGGAGCTCCAGCCGGGACGGGAGCCTGGGAGCGGGCCGCCAGCGGAGTGTGACGCTCTCGGCCGGCACGCACACGTTGACGCTCACCGCCACGGACTCGCTGGGCGCGGCGGCGAGCGCCTCGGTGCTGGTGACCGTCACTGCCCCGGGGCAGACGGCGCCCACCGTCACCATCACCCGGCCCACCAATGGCTTCACGCTCTTCGAGGGCACGCCCCTCACCCTCGAGGGCACGGCCACGGATGCGGAGGACGGCCCCTTGACGGGCGCGGCTCTGCGCTGGTCCTCCAGCATCGCCGGAGCTCTGGGGACCGGCAGCCCGCTCACGGTGCCGGGGCTGGCAGCGGGCTCGCACGAGCTGCTCCTCACCGCCCGGGACAGCTCGGGTGCCGAGAGCGCCGCGCGCATCCGCGTCGAGGTGCTCCCCAGCAACAGCGCGCCCACCGTGCAGATCACCTCGCCCGCCACGGGCTCCCACTTCACCGTGGGGAGCACGGTGGCTTTGCGCGGGGCGGCGCAGGATCCCGAGGATGGGGTGCTCACGGGCAACCGCCTGACCTGGCAGTCCAACCTGGGGGGCACGCTGGGGCAGGGCACCTCGCTCGATGTGGCCTCGCTGGTCGAGGGCACGCACCAGATCTCCCTGACGGCCCTGGACTCCGGTGGCCGGGCGGCCAGCGCCACCCTCCAGATCATCATGGACCCAGCGCCCGTGAGGCTGCCGCCCGTGGCCCGGCTCACGGGACCTGCTCAGGCCGAGGCGCTTCGCCCGGTCACCTTCGACGGCGCTACCTCCAGCGATCCGGATGGCACCATCACGAGCTACCGCTTCGACTTCGGGGACGCGACTGCGCCCGTGAGCGGCACGGCCGCGCAGGCCTCGCACACCTACCTCACCCCGGGCACGTACACCGTGACGCTGGGGGTGACGGACAATGATGGGCTGCAGTCCACGGCGACACGCACCGTCACCGTGACGCCCTACGTCCGAGTCCCAGAGGTGGTGGCCGAGGGCGTCGAGTCCTTCGGTTCCGCGTGCCAACTGGAGATGCGCGGCGCGGTGGCGCATCTGGCCTTCCGCGGAGGGATACACCCCTCGCTGTGGTACGGCACGCTCACGGGCACCACGTGGGCCATGGTGCAGGTGGATGGCATGGGGTTCAACACGGGCGGCCTGGTCGAGTCGTCCCTGGCGATGGCCGTCGCGGCGGATGGGACGCCGCACCTGGCGTACTCCCTCGCGGGCCGAGGGGTCTGGTACGCCACCCGCTCCAACTCCAGTGGTGTGTGGATCCGCGAGCGCGTGGACTCCGCCACGGTGCCGTCTCAGCCGGGCGCGCAGCTCTCCATTTCCCTGGATCCTTCGAGTGGCCAGCGGCCCACCATCGTCTATGGCTGGTACGGCAGCGTGCCGTCGGTGGGGACGGTGTGGCGCACGGCGGTGGCCTTCCGGACGGGCACGGCGGCGTGGACGGGGGAGGTGGTGTCCTTCCCGCTCGGGACCAACGCGGGCCAGCCGCCTCTGGGCGAGGCCACGTTCAGCCCCACGGGGACGCTCTTCATCCCTTATGGCGCCAACCTGTTGGGAGCCTGGAAGAGCGGGAGCGCGGCGCAGGCGCTGGCGCTGCCGGCGAACCTGACCGGCACGAGGATCTCCACGACCTGGGCACCCGCGGGGCCGCTGGTCCTGAGCGCAAATGGGCTGCACCGGGTGGTGCTCGCCAATCCCGTGAGCGCCAGCACGGTGACCCTGTCTGCGGTGGAGGGCTTCTCGCTGTCGCAGTTCTCCGTTGCCGTGGACTCGGGGGGCGCTCCCCGGCTGGCCTTCACCCACGGCGGCGAGCTGGAGGTGGCTCG
- a CDS encoding ABC transporter ATP-binding protein gives MARIELRGVGHSYVASPASDKDWALRPLELVWQDGGAYALLGPSGCGKTTLLNIISGLLRPTRGQVLINGVDVTVAPPQERNIAQVFQFPVIYDTMTVAENLAFPLRNRGVSPSETRTRVEEVAELLELTGELKRRASGLSADMRQRISLGRGLVRKDVAAILLDEPLTVIDPHVKWLLRRKLKQVHESLKVTLVYVTHDQVEALTLADQVVVMNLGRVMQVGTPQELFERPAETFVGYFIGSPGMNLLPCAVEEGAVVVEGHRLPLSAEVSAKAKASGGELRLGIRPEFVRRVPEGTPSALRVEVSQVEDLGRYRIATAKLGQQVVKVRLPEEERLAAGESCWLEFPAKWTTLYVDGRAVT, from the coding sequence ATGGCGCGCATTGAGCTGCGGGGCGTGGGGCACTCGTATGTGGCGTCCCCCGCGTCCGACAAGGACTGGGCGCTGCGGCCGCTGGAGCTCGTCTGGCAGGATGGCGGGGCGTACGCGCTCTTGGGACCCTCGGGCTGCGGGAAGACGACGCTGCTCAACATCATCTCCGGCCTGCTGCGGCCCACGCGGGGGCAGGTGCTCATCAACGGCGTGGATGTGACGGTGGCTCCGCCACAGGAGCGCAACATCGCCCAGGTGTTCCAGTTCCCGGTCATCTACGACACGATGACGGTGGCCGAGAACCTGGCCTTCCCGCTGCGCAACCGGGGCGTGAGCCCGTCCGAGACACGGACGCGCGTCGAGGAGGTGGCCGAGCTGCTGGAGCTCACGGGTGAGCTGAAGCGGCGGGCCAGCGGGCTCTCGGCGGACATGCGGCAGCGCATCTCGCTGGGGCGAGGACTGGTGCGCAAGGACGTGGCGGCCATCCTCCTGGACGAGCCGCTCACGGTGATTGATCCGCACGTGAAGTGGCTGCTGCGCCGCAAGCTGAAGCAGGTGCACGAGAGCCTGAAGGTGACGCTCGTGTACGTGACGCACGATCAGGTGGAGGCGCTGACGCTGGCCGATCAGGTGGTGGTGATGAACCTGGGCCGGGTGATGCAGGTGGGCACGCCACAGGAGCTCTTCGAGCGCCCGGCGGAGACCTTCGTGGGCTACTTCATCGGCAGCCCGGGCATGAACCTGCTGCCATGCGCGGTGGAGGAGGGCGCGGTGGTGGTGGAGGGACATCGGCTTCCGCTGTCCGCGGAGGTGAGCGCGAAGGCGAAGGCGAGCGGGGGCGAGCTGAGGCTCGGCATCCGTCCGGAGTTCGTACGCCGGGTGCCGGAGGGCACACCCTCCGCGCTGCGCGTGGAGGTGTCACAAGTGGAGGACCTGGGGCGCTACCGAATCGCGACGGCGAAGCTGGGGCAGCAGGTGGTGAAGGTTCGGCTGCCGGAGGAGGAGCGGCTCGCTGCGGGAGAGAGCTGTTGGCTGGAGTTCCCGGCGAAGTGGACCACCCTCTACGTGGACGGCCGCGCCGTCACCTGA
- a CDS encoding glutathione S-transferase family protein, with translation MIRVTAFRWVPPFAQGLVRDLRVRWALDEAGLPYEERLIGFEDQKTESYRRMQPFGQVPVYEEDGLVLFESGAIVLHIAEKSEALMPSEPNARARTKTWIFAALNSLEQHVQNYTSLDLFFAKEEWAKQRRPSALETLQGRLQDLARWMEGREYLEERFTAGDLMMSSVLRIMRHTELLAKYPVLAAYHQRCEARPAFQKALAAQMAPFAKNAPPGM, from the coding sequence GTGATCCGGGTCACTGCATTCCGTTGGGTACCGCCCTTTGCCCAGGGACTGGTGCGAGATCTTCGCGTGCGCTGGGCGCTGGACGAGGCGGGACTTCCGTATGAGGAGCGGCTGATCGGATTCGAGGATCAGAAGACGGAGAGCTATCGCCGCATGCAGCCCTTCGGGCAGGTCCCCGTCTATGAGGAGGACGGGCTGGTGCTCTTCGAGTCCGGCGCCATCGTCCTGCACATCGCCGAGAAGTCCGAGGCGCTGATGCCGTCCGAGCCGAACGCCCGGGCGCGCACGAAGACGTGGATCTTCGCGGCGCTGAACTCGCTGGAGCAGCACGTGCAGAACTACACGTCGCTCGACCTGTTCTTCGCCAAGGAGGAGTGGGCGAAGCAGCGGCGGCCCTCGGCGCTCGAGACGCTGCAGGGCCGGCTCCAGGACCTGGCCCGCTGGATGGAAGGCCGGGAGTACCTGGAGGAGCGCTTCACCGCGGGCGACCTGATGATGTCCTCGGTGCTGCGCATCATGCGCCACACGGAGCTGCTCGCGAAGTACCCGGTGCTCGCGGCCTACCATCAGCGCTGCGAGGCGCGGCCCGCCTTCCAGAAGGCGCTGGCGGCCCAGATGGCACCCTTCGCCAAGAACGCCCCCCCCGGGATGTAG